Proteins encoded together in one Solanum lycopersicum chromosome 7, SLM_r2.1 window:
- the ACAT3 gene encoding acetyl-CoA C-acetyltranferase 3 isoform X1 yields the protein MAPAAADTIKPRDVCIVGVARTPMGGFLGSLSSLPATKLGSIAIEGALKKANVDPSLVEEVFFGNVLSANLGQAPARQAALGAGLPNTVVCTTVNKVCASGLKATMLAAQSIQLGINEVVVAGGMESMSNVPKYIAEARKGSRLGHDSLVDGMLKDGLTDVYKDCGMGVCAETCASNHKITREEQDDYAVQSFERGIAAQEAGAFAWEIVPVEVPGGRGKPSIIVDKDDGLGKFDGAKLRKLRPSFKDKDGTVTAGNASSISDGAAALVLVSGEKAIKLGLNVIGKISGYADAAQEPELFTTAPALAIPKAIKSASLEASQIDYYEINEAFAVVSLANQKLLGLNPEKVNVHGGAVSLGHPLGCSGARILVTLLGVLRQKNGKYGAAGVCNGGGGASALVLELV from the exons ATGGCTCCAGCAGCAGCAGATACCATCAAGCCTAGAG ATGTTTGCATTGTTGGTGTTGCCCGTACTCCAATGGGGGGCTTCCTTGGTTCTCTTTCCTCGTTGCCAGCCACAAAACTTGGATCAATAGCCATTGAGG GTGCTCTTAAGAAAGCAAATGTTGATCCATCACTAGTAGAAGAAGTCTTCTTTGGAAATGTCCTCAGTGCAAACCTGGGACAGGCTCCTGCTAGGCAAGCTGCATTGGGTGCAGGACTACCCAATACGGTGGTTTGCACCACTGTGAACAAAGTTTGTGCATCTGGATTGAAAG CAACTATGCTTGCAGCTCAAAGTATTCAGTTGGGCATCAATGAGGTGGTTGTGGCTGGTGGAATGGAAAGCATGTCCAATGTTCCCAAATACATTGCAGAAGCAAG GAAGGGATCTCGTCTTGGACATGATAGTCTGGTTGATGGAATGCTTAAAGATGGTTTGACTGATGTTTATAAGGATTGTGGTATGGGAGTTTGTGCAGAAACATGTGCTTCTAATCATAAAATTACAAGAGAGGAGCAG GATGATTATGCAGTTCAAAGTTTCGAACGTGGAATTGCTGCTCAGGAAGCAGGTGCTTTCGCATGGGAGATTGTACCG GTTGAGGTGCCTGGAGGAAGAGGAAAGCCATCCATTATTGTTGACAAGGATGACGGTCTAGGAAAG TTTGATGGTGCAAAATTGAGAAAACTCCGACCAAGTTTTAAGGATAAAGATGGTACTGTTACTGCTGGTAACGCTTCTAGCATAAG TGATGGTGCTGCTGCATTGGTCTTAGTAAGTGGAGAGAAGGCTATAAAACTAGGATTAAATGTTATTGGAAAGATCTCAGGCTACGCGGATGCTGCTCAG GAACCTGAATTATTCACAACTGCACCTGCTCTAGCAATTCCCAAAGCTATCAAAAGTGCTAGCTTAGAGGCTTCTCAAATTGATTACTATGAAATAAATGAAGCCTTTGCT GTGGTATCTCTTGCAAATCAAAAGCTGCTTGGTCTTAATCCA GAAAAAGTTAATGTACACGGTGGGGCTGTATCTTTGGGGCATCCTCTTGGATGCAGTGGAGCTCGTATATTAGTTACACTTCTCGGG GTGTTGAGACAGAAAAATGGCAAATATGGAGCTGCTGGTGTTTGCAATGGAGGAGGAGGTGCCTCCGCCCTTGTCCTAGAGCTTGTgtaa